The Lewinellaceae bacterium DNA window GCCTATTGTGAAGGCTATTTGCCAACTCTACCATTTTAAAATCAACTATGGCTACTCCGAGGCACAACATTTTTTTACGGTGACTTTTGAATAATTTTCTCCTACCCAACCTTGTTCCCAAATCTTTCCAGAATCACCGCTGAACTTTGTGGTGTAATTTATTGACGATGGCTTGAAAGCAGCATTCAAGTCAATAATTTAAATTAAAATAAACCATGAAGAATTTCTTTTTAATCGCATTGTCATCGTTCATTTTCAGCTTCGTGCAGGCGCAGGATTTAAGCAGGGAACAAGTGCCTTCAGTGGTATTGAACAATTTCGATTCACAATTCCCCAAAGCTATGGACGTAGAGTGGGAAAAGAAAGGCGACCTCTTCAAAGTGGATTTTGAAACCGACCGCCACACCGACCATAATGTTTGGTACGATGCTTCAGGTGACTTGGTGAAACACGAAAAAGACATTGCCAAAAGCGAATTGCCCGCTGCTGTGTTGTCCCGGATTCAAACTGATTTTAAAGGCTACAATCTGGATGACATCGAAATGGTTACAACCAGAGAAGGCACACAGTACGAAGTAGAACTGGATGCGGTTTTCAAGCAAGAATGGAAGGTTATTCTGGATGAAAAAGGGGGAATTATAAGGAAAGTGGCAGATTAGAATTGTCCTTATTTTAAACAGGATTTTCGACCTGAACGGTAATTTCCTGCAGATAGATAACTAAGCGATTTTATTCAAATAAAACCAAGCAAATGGATTGCCCTAATATGTGGCAATCCCTTTCAACAAAAACGACCAAGATGTCAATCAAAATAAAGGAAATAGTTATTGCCGTTGTATCTGCCTTAGTCGGTGCTCTTTTGACTTTTGCCTTTATGAATAAAGGCTATACAAAAAATACATACACCATAGGGGCTAAACTGGGTTACGATTTTAATAAACCAAATGCTAAAATTCAACTCCCCGAAATTTTGCATGAGATTTCGGGACTGACTGATATAGATGAGCATACTCTCGCCTTGGTACAGGACGAGGACGGGATTGTGTTCATATATGACTGGCAAAAAGAAGAAATCATCAAGCAGATAAGATTTGGTGAAGGCGGCGATTATGAAGGGGTGACCAAGGCGGGAAACAGTATCTACGTATTAAGGAGCGATGGGAAGTTGTTTGAAATTGAAAACTTCGAAAGTGAAGATTTCAAGGTAAATGAGTACGACACTGAGATTCCTGTAAAAAACAATGAAGGGCTTGGGTACGATGCAAAACATAAACGGCTGTTGATTGCTGGGAAAAGTAAACCAAAAGGTGATGAATACAAGGGTAAAAGAGCCGTTTTTGCTTTTGACTTGGACAGTATGGGCCTTATGAAACAACCTGTTTATATTTTTAAGGAAGAAAACATAGAACGGTTTGTCAAAGAAAACAAAAGCGATGGGGAAACCGAGCAAAACCTGAAAATAAACCCCTCTGCCATTGCGGTGCACCCAATCACGGACAGATTATTTGTTCTTTCCTCAAAAGATAAACTGGTTTATATTTTTAACCGGGAAAATGGGCTGGAAGCCGTACATCAATTGGACAAAAAGTTACATCTCCAACCGGAAGGCATTACCTTTCTGGACAACGGGGATATGTTCATTTCAAATGAGGGAGTAGAAGAAAGGCCTTCTCTTTTGTTTTTCTCATATAATGAGGAGAAATGAGACTTCTGGGTTTGCACGAATTAAACTTATCGTTTTTATGAACAAACATGTCTGGCATATCAAATTTTATGGAGTAAGAGGCTCCACCCCTGTGTGCGATAGCAATGTCCAAAAGTTTGGAGGGAACACTACTTGCATTTATGCGGATTTACTGACCAACGACCGCAGCAAAATGATTGTGGCGTTTGATGCGGGAACGGGTATTAGGAAATTGGGCAAAGACATGCTCAAAGGCGAATTACCTGATGCAGAAACGATATGGCTTATTTTCACCCATTTCCATTGGGACCATATCCAAGGTCTGCCTTTTTTTGACCCCGCATACAATCCCAAAAAAAAGATTGGTATCTTCACTCCACACCGGGAATTGAGGAAACAGGAATTGAGGCATATTTTTGAACTGCAAATGCAAAAAGAATATTTCCCTGTCCAATTGGAAAAAATGGGGGCGGACTTTAAGTTCCTCACTTCGGATGAATACATATCAGCTTTAGATGTGGAAGAACATGTAAATTTCGATTATAGGATGCACAACCACCCCGGTGGTGCATTCAGTTATCGGATGGAAGCAGAGGGACGTTCTTTTGTAGTTTGTACGGATTTGGAACACGGGGAATCCATAGATTCAGAAGTGGTAGAATTTTGCAGGGATGCCGATTTGCTCATCCACGATGCCCAATATACCGACGAAGAATTAAAAACCCACCGAGGCTGGGGGCACAGCAGTTATTCACAAGCCATCGAATGTGCCAGGAAAGCCAATGTCAAACAGCTCATTTTTACCCATCACGACCCCGACCATGATGACGATTTTTTGGAAAAGATGGAAAAGAAATATCAAAAGGAATTTCCAAATTGCAGGATGGCAAAGGAAGGCATGGAGGTGATGGTTTAGCTTCTTCTCTTTCAACATCCACGTTTACTTTATATGGAAAACAAAGCCAACACAGGATTTGTATCCCTACCTTCCGAAGTAATTACCAATGAATTTCCATCCAGAAAAGTGATGCCTTCTGGTTATGGAAACATTTGGTTGTCAAGTGGTAAAACGTCGAGCGGTTTGCCCTGCCCATCCACGGTCAATAAGAACTGTTCGGAGCTTACGAGCAGGTAGTACAATTCTTTTTCAGGATGGGCGGCGATGCTGGCGATGTTAAATTTGAATTTCACATCGCCCGAACCTTCTTTCCTGAAAAGTTCAATGTCTTTTTTTCGCTCCACCAACTCTAAAACCTCTGAAACAGAAATTTGCAGGGCGGATTTATGCATCATCTTTTCTGTGGCAAGGTCAAAGGCATAAATTGCCCTGAAGCTTTTCTCGAAGGCTTTGTCGGTATATTTCCGCCTTGGGGCAAGCAGCAGGCGGTTATGTTTTTCATCGTAGCAAAGTCCTTCATTATCCAATGCCGGGATTTTTGTATCAATTTGCTGCACATCGGGCTTTCCATTTTCATTAAATACAATTTTGAACATTGCCCCGTCGCTCCGAAGTGCATACATATCATCGCCCACTCTGGTCAGGCCTTCAAAGTCTCCTTGCCCTTCAAAAGTTATCTGCTCGATAATTGTGCAATTTTCAAGGTCATAAACAAAGACATCACCCAGTTCATCCTGCACACAAGCTACCGTTTTGCCGTCCTCATCTGTAAGCCCGGAAATCTCCATTAGTTCCACAGGAAGTTCGCAGACTTTGCTCGGATTCTTGAAATTTGTTTGAGTCGGAAAAGTTGTGTTGCATGAAGTCATTATCAGAGCAACGACGGAAATCATAAATTGGATTATCATGGTCGAAAATTTGATTTTAATGGAATGAAGTCTGAATTCATTCATTAGACATTTGCATAATCTTTAAGAAAATGGTCTGCGAGTGTCTAATTCGCAGACCATTATTCGGTGCAGGCATAAATGTATTTATATTAAAAATCACTTACAAATTAAAATTGCCTGCTGCCTCCGGCTGGTAAATAATTTCTTCAATTTTGACTTTTGTAAGGCCTGCCGGTACAATCCATTCAATCTCATCACCCACTTTATAACCAATCAATGCCGTTGCTATCGGTGATAAAATAGAAATTTTATTCTTTTTCAGGTTTGCTTCTTGGGGATAAGCGATTTGAAATTGAACAGTTTTGCTCGTGTTCAAAAAGCTTATTTTAACAATCGTGTTCATTGTTACAACATTCGCAGGAATTTCGGTTGGTTCTACAATCTTTGCGGATTTCAATTCCTGCAACAGATTCAATGCCTCAGAAGCTTTTAATGAACGGGTTTGTTTTGCGTCATTGATGGCTTTCTGAATTCTAACATAATCAAGCTTGTTCATCATTATCTCACTCATGATTAAAAATTTTAATATTGATAAAAAAGATGAAAACTCTCTGTGCCGGGTTGGGCATAAAACATTTGAAACAAATTAGCCAGGATACAGTTGCTCGTTCTAAAGAGAAAAGGCAATTTTTTCTACAGAAAATGGTGTTAAGCTTATATTTTGTATTACTGACGCTATCACCCAAGTTCTCCAACATTTAATAGTCTAACTCATTTTAAAAATTGACAATCAATGAAGAACTGAGGTAAGGTGGTAAGGAGGAAAGAATAATGGACCAAATTCAATCAAGCAAGATTACATCAAAAGGGCAGACTACCATACCCATCAATATCAGGCAGGCACTTCATCTTAATGCAGGGGATGAAATCCTATTCCATATTGAAGGTGAACAGGTTGTCATCAAGAAAGCCCAGCCTTTGGACGTTGAATACCTAAGAGCGATTCAGTCCTCATTTGCCAACGAATGGGAAAGCCAGGAAGACTGTGAGGCATTTGATGGCCTATGAGCAATGGGATGTTGCCATCGTTCCGTTTCCATTTGTGAACAGCCTTAAATCCAAACCAAGGCCTGTCTTGGTTTTAAGCAATGCTTCGTTCAATCTTCAAACAGGCCATTACATTGCGGCCATGATAACTTCAAGCAGCCAAAATCCGTGGGCTGGAGATACCGAAATAAAGAATATTGAGGAAGCTGGACTTAACAAACCTTCATTAGTCCGCTTGAAACTGTTTACGATGGATGAACGGATTGTGAAAAGAAAAATAGGAAGACTTTCAAATAATGACGTTGTGAATGTTAGAAGTAGTATGAATTCACATATCTCAATTTAGACAAAATGGCAAACAATTGATAAAAAAGAAAAAATAATCTGATAATTTCCGTAATGTATATTATCACTCTATCTATTATATAATTTTTCAACAGTTGTAACAATTTTATTGAAAATCACACTAAAGCCTGCTTCATCAAATAGAGTGGTTGATTTATTATAAATTCCCCTGTCACCTTCATCTAAGTAATCTTCAAGATGACCTGGTAATGCATCGGGCATACTATAAGCTATTATATGTTTTACGGCCATAAGCGCCCACCCCAATTCTACCAAGGATGTTGACGAGACGGGTTCATTGTGCGGATAAATAAAAACGAAAATGCTTGTACGTCTTATCTCTTCCATAACTTCAAGATAGTCTTTGGAGGAATTGCTTGGCCCATTCCAATAATTTATTACAATTTTATTCTGGCAGGTCTCAATGTTAAACCTTTCTTCAAGTTTACTTTTCAGGCCGATTAAATGCTTTTCTACATTTTTTTGCCGTTGCTTATCGACAAATGAAATCGGACATGACAAAAATATCCTTGGGCAATCTGGCTCAAGAAAATGACTGAGCAACCTTGCCTTTGTCCCAATTTCATTTTTTCTCATTTTTTCATGAAGGGACTCTAATGTACCAGATGGGTTGGGAAGGATTTTTATCATATTCTGAAACTCATTCGCAAAAAACTCCCTAATCACCCTGTTTGTGTTCAAAAATATCCCTTTGTTTTCAGTAATGGATAGGGTCAAAGGAACAGCATCCATGTTCTCAGGTATTTTTTCTAAAAGCAGTGTACCCAAGGTAATCATGTTATCTTCTTGGCTTTGATAACCTCCCACCAATACAGTATGATTTTCAATATCACCTGAGATGTCCAACATTATATTCAAATGGCTATCGTGTACTGTCAACCCTCTCAAATTGAGTATCAATACATCATCCAGGACTTCACATTTGCCTTGGCAGTATAGGCCGCCTCTTGCTGGGTGAAGACCAACCCACCAGTGGCGAGGATTTCCCATAGCTCCACGTCCCCACTGATTTTTTGTTCGAGCACCTCTTGAACATGACTGCTCAAAGCCCCATCCTCATAGAAAAGGGCAGTGATTGCGGCTACGTTCTGGCCATATCCGATTGCACTGTCCATAGCAAGTAAATCCTTACACCGTCTTCGTGCAACAGAGTATGGCACGTATCAAAGACAGATTGAACAGAAAAGTTTCAATCTTGAATTTTCTCGGAAATTAATTGAGGGAACTGAAATCAATTGCAAGAAAATAAGGAACGTGCATCCTCAATGATGCAATCTGTCGTGAGCCTCTTGTCCTCATCTGAAACGGTCACTTGCCACAGGTTTTCCCCATCCAATATTTTGACCACTCGCTCCAAGTTGGCTACGTCGTCAAAATAGCATCTCAGGAAATACGAGGTTTTATATGGATTTGCCGTCTTACGGTACTTCGCTTTTGGCTTTGGCATCCTGTCAAGCTCGGATTTCAGTTTGTTGACCAATAGCAAGTCCCTATGGCCGAGCCACAAACTGAGACAGACAGGGTACTGAGAAGGAGGGAAGTTTTCGAAGTCTCTCTTGCAGGACGGAGTGTTCTTTCCTGCCTGAGCAATAATTCTGTCCTTGATGTATTCTTTAGTGATAACTTACCTCTCCTTGATTACAAACGCACGAAATCTTTACTAATGGGTTTGGTCGGCTTTTTCAAGAAAGGAACTGCCTCCCAACTGAGGGGGCTGAAAAAGTTTGAAAAAAAATCTCAATACAAATGACACCAGATAAGGCCAGAACATGTTTGAAAATTGTTTGAAAATAAAAAGAGGGTCAACCGAAATTTCGATTGACCCTCTCGTAATTTGCTGAAAATCAGCGTTTTAAAGTGTCGGGGTGGCAGGATTCGAACCTGCGGCCCCCTGCTCCCAAAGCAGGTACGCTAACCGGACTGCGCTACACCCCGTACTTTTCTTCTCATCTGTATGAGAAGGCAGTAGTATTTTCTTTCAGAATCTGCGTCCCTCCCGCCTTCAGCGGGATACGCTAACCGGACTGCCTGCCCGTCCGTAGCCTTTGGCGAAGGCGGGCGCTACACCCCGTACTTTTCTTTTCTTCTCATCTGCTTGAGAAGGCGGTAGTATTCTCTTTCAGAACCTGCGAACCTCCCGCCTTCAGCGGGATGCGCTAAACGGACTGCCTGCCCGTCGGTAGCCTTTGGCGAAGGCGAGCGCTACACCCCGAACTTTAAACTTTTACCTTCTCAACGGCTTGAAAAGGATGCCTCATCGAAGAAGCTTCACTTGCTTCCTTCAAAAGGCACGCAAAACTATTATTTTCCGTCGGCATTATCCAAATTTTAACCCATAAAGTATCTGCATCCCATTACATATGTTAGTAAAAATAGAAATCCAACGCCCGAGCCAGTATCAGGATGACGATTTTAGGCAGCCAACACCGAATAATTCAGCGATGTTAAAGATATTTAAGACCAATTTCTCAATTCGTGCGTTTTGAATGGATTATATTGTATCACACCATATTTGAACACTCATTGGATACTTTCCCTACCTGTATTAATTTGATCTTTATTCCCTCCAGTATAAGCCCGGGTCTGTGAAATCATGTGATCCGGGCTTCTTTTTTGGGAAGATTTCTGACTTTATCCGCCGATTCAAGCTACCTTACCGGTTTCCGGGATAATCCAATGCATCAGCCGGTCGTTATCCATACGATCAGCAGGGCCCTCACCGGGCCACCATTCGACGAGCCAAAAGTACCGGAAACGTGATCCAAACCAACCACACGACATCCCTCGCCTTACCGGCTTACCAGGGGCCATGGACCACCTCGGAGGCCGCCCACCTCTTGCGGAGGACCCTCTTTGGACCGACGCCTGACCAGATCATGGAAGCCGTTCATGCGGGACCGGAAGCGACGGTGGACCGGTTGCTGGCTGACCGGCCATTGCCCGATCCACCCCTGCATTATAAAAATCATGATCCCGATGTGCCGGTCGGTACAACCTGGGTCGATGCTCCTTACCGGGAAGATATCCATGTGAAGCAGATGGCGAATCGCAACCGCAGCCTCTATGCCTGGAATATGGCGCTGTATTTGGAGAACACCCTTTCAATACGCGAAAAAATGGTGTTGTTCTGGCACAATCACTTTGCCATCCGCGCCATCGAGGATCCCAAATACCTTTACCGCTACAATGCAACCATCCGGGCGCAGGCCACCGGCAATTTCGCTACCCTGATCAAGCAGATGACGGTCGACCCGGCCCTATTGATCTTTCTTAACGGCAACCGGAATCGCCGTGAGGCCCCCAACGAAAATTACGCCCGCGAACTGCTCGAGTTGTACACCGTCGGGAAAGGTCCCCAAACCGGACCGGGGGATTATACCAACTACACCGAGGCAGATGTCGGTGCCATCGCCCGGGCGCTCACCGGTTGGCACGATGAGGGCTTCCTGACAGAAACCGGTGGAGCGCAGGTCCAGGCCCGTTTTTCTTCCGACCATCATGATCCGGGAGATAAACAGTTGTCGCCCCGGCTGCAGTCCCGGTTAGTATGCAATCGGGAGGACACCGAATACCTGGAGTTGCTGGATATTTTATTGGAACAGGAAGCCACCGCCACACACCTCTGTTCCAAATTGTACCGGTGGCTGGTCGATGACCGGGTCGATGAGGTGATGCTGCGGGAGGTGATCCGGCCGTTGGGGGCCTTGTTGCGGCATGAAGACTATGAACTCAAACCGGTCTTGCGAAACATCCTGCTCAGTGCGCATTTCTATCGTGCGGACTACCGGGGGACCATCATCAAAAATCCGCTGGACCTGGTGACTTCCACAGTTAATCCTTTCCAGGATGGAGAGCCACTGGCTACCGGTCAAAGGTACGACCGGTGGTACCGGATCAATGAGTTGGTCCGCACGCTGCAAATGGATCCTTATGAGGTGCCCCAGGTCGCCGGCTGGGATGCCTATTACCGGGCGCCCTTGTATAACCGCCACTGGATCAATGCCGCCACCCTTCCCGTACGGATGGCCACCATTCAAACGTACCTGGACGAAGGATTTCCGGCGTTCGAAGGCAACGGCCCACGGATCCGTCCGGCGTGTGCCAAATGGATTATCCGGCATGACCATCCCGGTGAAGCGGTGGCCTTAACGACCTCACTGACGCAATGGCTCCTCCCGGTACCGCTGGCCGGGGATGAAATCCTGGAATTGAGTAAGAGCCTTGCTCCCGTCAATTTCTCCGGAAGTTGGCAGGACTTAATCCTTGCTTACCAGGAAGACCCACACGCCTCCGGCCTGGAGGTCGAGGTGGATGCATGCATGAAACGATTGATCAAGCGGATATTTTTTCATCCATCCTTTCAACTCAGCTAAATCGGAGCATGAAGCGCAGATCCTTTTTACGGACTTCAGGCCTGCTTGCCGCTATCCCTTACGGGTTAAATGGGCAGTGGCTGTCCACATTTTCACGGATATGGCCGCAGGAAAGCGACCGGATTCTTGTGCTTATTCAATTAAACGGCGGCAACGACGGGCTGGGCTGCGTGGTGCCTATCGCGGACTACGACCGGCTGTACCAGGTCCGCCCCAAGCTGATGGTCCCACAACCCAAACTCCTGCCCGTTGATGACCAAACCGCACTCCATCCATCCCTGTCCGCAATCAGGCAATTGTATGACGAAGGCTTATTGGGCATCGCCCAGGGGGTAGGCTATCCTGAACCAAATCGCTCCCACTTTCGCTCGCTGGACATCATGACCTCCGGGTCCCCGTCCGATGAGATCTGGCAA harbors:
- a CDS encoding PepSY-like domain-containing protein yields the protein MKNFFLIALSSFIFSFVQAQDLSREQVPSVVLNNFDSQFPKAMDVEWEKKGDLFKVDFETDRHTDHNVWYDASGDLVKHEKDIAKSELPAAVLSRIQTDFKGYNLDDIEMVTTREGTQYEVELDAVFKQEWKVILDEKGGIIRKVAD
- a CDS encoding SdiA-regulated domain-containing protein yields the protein MSIKIKEIVIAVVSALVGALLTFAFMNKGYTKNTYTIGAKLGYDFNKPNAKIQLPEILHEISGLTDIDEHTLALVQDEDGIVFIYDWQKEEIIKQIRFGEGGDYEGVTKAGNSIYVLRSDGKLFEIENFESEDFKVNEYDTEIPVKNNEGLGYDAKHKRLLIAGKSKPKGDEYKGKRAVFAFDLDSMGLMKQPVYIFKEENIERFVKENKSDGETEQNLKINPSAIAVHPITDRLFVLSSKDKLVYIFNRENGLEAVHQLDKKLHLQPEGITFLDNGDMFISNEGVEERPSLLFFSYNEEK
- a CDS encoding MBL fold metallo-hydrolase; the encoded protein is MNKHVWHIKFYGVRGSTPVCDSNVQKFGGNTTCIYADLLTNDRSKMIVAFDAGTGIRKLGKDMLKGELPDAETIWLIFTHFHWDHIQGLPFFDPAYNPKKKIGIFTPHRELRKQELRHIFELQMQKEYFPVQLEKMGADFKFLTSDEYISALDVEEHVNFDYRMHNHPGGAFSYRMEAEGRSFVVCTDLEHGESIDSEVVEFCRDADLLIHDAQYTDEELKTHRGWGHSSYSQAIECARKANVKQLIFTHHDPDHDDDFLEKMEKKYQKEFPNCRMAKEGMEVMV
- a CDS encoding SdiA-regulated domain-containing protein codes for the protein MIIQFMISVVALIMTSCNTTFPTQTNFKNPSKVCELPVELMEISGLTDEDGKTVACVQDELGDVFVYDLENCTIIEQITFEGQGDFEGLTRVGDDMYALRSDGAMFKIVFNENGKPDVQQIDTKIPALDNEGLCYDEKHNRLLLAPRRKYTDKAFEKSFRAIYAFDLATEKMMHKSALQISVSEVLELVERKKDIELFRKEGSGDVKFKFNIASIAAHPEKELYYLLVSSEQFLLTVDGQGKPLDVLPLDNQMFP
- the rnk gene encoding nucleoside diphosphate kinase regulator → MSEIMMNKLDYVRIQKAINDAKQTRSLKASEALNLLQELKSAKIVEPTEIPANVVTMNTIVKISFLNTSKTVQFQIAYPQEANLKKNKISILSPIATALIGYKVGDEIEWIVPAGLTKVKIEEIIYQPEAAGNFNL
- a CDS encoding AbrB/MazE/SpoVT family DNA-binding domain-containing protein; this encodes MQSSKITSKGQTTIPINIRQALHLNAGDEILFHIEGEQVVIKKAQPLDVEYLRAIQSSFANEWESQEDCEAFDGL
- a CDS encoding type II toxin-antitoxin system PemK/MazF family toxin encodes the protein MAYEQWDVAIVPFPFVNSLKSKPRPVLVLSNASFNLQTGHYIAAMITSSSQNPWAGDTEIKNIEEAGLNKPSLVRLKLFTMDERIVKRKIGRLSNNDVVNVRSSMNSHISI
- a CDS encoding DUF1800 domain-containing protein, with protein sequence MIQTNHTTSLALPAYQGPWTTSEAAHLLRRTLFGPTPDQIMEAVHAGPEATVDRLLADRPLPDPPLHYKNHDPDVPVGTTWVDAPYREDIHVKQMANRNRSLYAWNMALYLENTLSIREKMVLFWHNHFAIRAIEDPKYLYRYNATIRAQATGNFATLIKQMTVDPALLIFLNGNRNRREAPNENYARELLELYTVGKGPQTGPGDYTNYTEADVGAIARALTGWHDEGFLTETGGAQVQARFSSDHHDPGDKQLSPRLQSRLVCNREDTEYLELLDILLEQEATATHLCSKLYRWLVDDRVDEVMLREVIRPLGALLRHEDYELKPVLRNILLSAHFYRADYRGTIIKNPLDLVTSTVNPFQDGEPLATGQRYDRWYRINELVRTLQMDPYEVPQVAGWDAYYRAPLYNRHWINAATLPVRMATIQTYLDEGFPAFEGNGPRIRPACAKWIIRHDHPGEAVALTTSLTQWLLPVPLAGDEILELSKSLAPVNFSGSWQDLILAYQEDPHASGLEVEVDACMKRLIKRIFFHPSFQLS